The following is a genomic window from Planctomycetia bacterium.
TCCGCAGGCAAACAGCGTTGCAACCAGCATTGTGATGAATCGGACGCACAAAAGTACACTCGTCGTCGAAAGCAGATTGTCCGAATGTCCAACGACTTCAAACTTCGCCTGTGATTGATGGCACATGAGCATAATTTCTCTTGCCCCGAGTCAATTATCTATTCCTCTACAGTTCGGGAGCCCCTAGGCTGAGGCGGCGAGCCTTCTGGTGCGTTCGTCGAGCGCGTTAATGGCGTCTTGAATCAGATCGACTTCTGACGGCTCGAAGTAGGCCTCGCCGCACTGACCGCAAACCCAAGCCGGGACGTGATCGAGGATAAGATGGTAATCCTCTCGATCCACCTGGAAGGGCGCATGGCCTCGGACCATTTTCCCGCGACAATGCAAGCAAGTCATGGATGCCTCCTGGATTTGTGATCGGCGTCCCATTCGGAGTCGCCCGGTAATTCGCCATGATAGGGCAGAACGGAATATCGCAAAACCGGGGGCGATTTGGATTTGGGGTGAATACGCACGAGCCGGAGGCTCATGCTACCCGGGGGGTGCGAATCTGATCGGCTTATTGTCGCAGGACGGCGGTGGGCGCATATAATTGCGGGCATCTGGACCAGCGCATTTAGGAAGGAGTCAGCCATGAATCAAGAGCGGGCAATTCGCCACTATGTATCCATATTGAGTGTCGCGGTGCTGATGACGGGGTGCGGGCGGCCGACGGCGACGTATCCGACGTCGGAATCGCAGACGCCGCTGTTTAGCGGAATGGGCAGTCATGGGCGCATCGTGTCGACGGATGTGGAACTGGCGCAGAAGTATTTCGATCAGGGGCTGACCTGGGCGTACGCGTTCAATCACGACGAGGCGATCAAGTCGTTTCGCGAGGCGGCGCGACTCGATCCGAAATGCGCGATGGCGTACTGGGGGATCGCGCTGTGCAACGGGCCGCACATCAACAATCCGGTGATGACGCCGGAGCAGTCGAAGGCGGCGTGGGAGGCGATTGAGAAGGCGACGGCGCTGATCGGGCATGCGAGTGAGACGGAGGCGGCGCTGATCGGGGCGCTGACCAAGCGGTATGCGAAGGAGGCGCCGGAAGATCGGAGGGAGCTGGATGAGGCGTATGCGGCGGCGATGGAGGAGGTTTATGCGTCCAACAAGGAGGACACCGACATCGCATGTTTGTATGCCGAGTCGCTGATGGATTTGCAGCCGTGGGACCTTTGGGCGGCGGACGGCGCTGCGAAGGGACGGACGAACGAGATACTGGCGGTGCTGGAGGGCGTGATGGAGCGCGACTCCAAGCATCCGGGGGCGTGTCATCTTTACATTCACGCGGTGGAGGCATCGCCGGGGCCGGAGCGGGCGAATGCGGCGGCGGACGTGCTGCGCAGGGGCGTGCCGATCTCGGGGCATCTGGTGCACATGCCGTCGCACATCGATGTTCAGACGGGCCGTTGGGCGATGGCGTCGGATCAGAATGTGGCGGCGATCAAGGCGGACATAGCGTATCGCAAGGTTTCGCCGAAGCAGGGCTTTAACAGCGTATACATGGCGCACAATCATCACTTTCTGGCGTTTTCATCGATGATGGAGGGACGGCGAAACGCGGCGCTGGCGGCGGCGAAGGAGATGATCGCGGGCGTGCCGCCGGAATTTCTGAATGAGCAGCCGCAATTCATCGATCCGTTCATGATGATCGTGCACGACGTTCACAAGCGGTTTGGCGAATGGGATGCGATTTTGAAATTGCCTGAACCGGACGCGAGATTGCCGGTGACGGTGGCGATGCACTATTTTTCGCGCGGGATCGCGTATGCGGCGAAGGGGGATACGGGTACGGCGCGGCAGGAGCAGGGGAAGTTCCGTGAGGCGGTGAAGCGCGTGCCTGAGGACCGGGTGTTGATGATCAACCCGGCGCACAAGGTGCTGGCGGTTGCGGAGCATATGCTGGAGGGGGAGATCGCTTTTCACGAGGGGAAGATTGAAGAGTCGGTGTCGACGTTGCGGCAGGGCATCGAGATTGAGGACACGCTTCTGTACATGGAGCCGCCGGAGTGGATTCAGTCGATTCGTCACACGCTGGGCGCGGTGCTGGTGCATGAGAAGCGGTTTGCCGAGGCGGAAGCGGTTTATCGGCAGGACCTGAGGAACTGGCCGGAGAATCCGTGGTCGCTGTTGGGATTGGCGAAGAGCCTCGGCGGGCAGGGCAAGACGGCGGAGGCGGATGAGGCGCAGAAGCGATTTGAGAAGGCGTGGGCGCGGGCGGATGTGAAGATCGCTTCGAGCTGTCTGTGCGTGCCGGGGCA
Proteins encoded in this region:
- a CDS encoding YgiT-type zinc finger protein, yielding MTCLHCRGKMVRGHAPFQVDREDYHLILDHVPAWVCGQCGEAYFEPSEVDLIQDAINALDERTRRLAASA